A section of the Phacochoerus africanus isolate WHEZ1 chromosome 4, ROS_Pafr_v1, whole genome shotgun sequence genome encodes:
- the ANGPTL8 gene encoding angiopoietin-like protein 8, translating to MSMLVLCLLCTLTMVAQPAPVAPVSSSEPAQHEELTLLFHGALQLSQALNGVYRATESQLTEAGHSLDLYGQALGLLGQKVSQGQDAAQELRVSLLEMQMEEDALKLQAKATAQALGEVAQGQQVLRERMKQLEVQLRSAWLGHAHPEFEALKAHANKQSHIVWALTGHVQRQRQEMVAQQERLKQIQERLHTAALPA from the exons ATGTCCATGCTCGTGCTGTGCCTGCTGTGCACCCTGACAATGGTGGCCCAGCCTGCCCCGGTGGCTCCCGTGAGCAGCTCAGAGCCGGCACAGCATGAGGAGCTGACTCTGCTCTTCCATGGGGCCCTGCAGCTGAGCCAGGCTCTCAATGGTGTATACAGGGCCACGGAGTCACAGCTGACAGAGGCTGGGCACAGCCTGGACCTCTATGGCCAAGCACTGGGGCTCCTTGGGCAGAAGGTCAGCCAGGGCCAGGATGCAGCCCAGGAGCTACGTGTAAGCCTACTGGAGATGCAG ATGGAAGAGGATGCTCTCAAGCTGCAGGCAAAGGCCACAGCCCAGGCGTTGGGTGAGGTGGCCCAGGGACAGCAGGTACTAAGGGAGAGAATGAAGCAGCTAGAAGTCCAGCTGAGGAGCGCTTGGCTAGGCCATGCCCACCCAGAATTTGAGGCCTTAAAG GCCCATGCTAACAAGCAGAGCCACATCGTGTGGGCCCTCACGGGCCACGTGCAGCGACAGCGACAGGAGATGGTGGCACAGCAAGAGCGGCTGAAACAGATTCAAGAGAG ACTCCACACGGCAGCACTCCCGGCCTGA